One segment of Amycolatopsis alba DSM 44262 DNA contains the following:
- a CDS encoding universal stress protein: MSRPLPSAGPIVVGVDGSAGSKAATVWSAQAAERHDAPLVLLHALAIPDFYAGPTVPPTEELLHKVRVRGESIAREMTEVAEHVAVSAVETRISDDAPALALLDVSRDARMIVLGSTEHNRLTSLFGGSVTTSLAAHASCPVVSVRGRTWDLPGARNRPVVVGVDGGSTSDLALTAAFAEASARDAELIAVHAWGHVGGSRSFGDSLGNYEWELVAESARNRVAGQLAPFRDSHPDVKVQQVAVRDDPRQELLRWSVKAQLIIVGSRGRGGFRGLLLGSTGQALLHHAACPVLIARTAAPGK, from the coding sequence ATGAGCCGCCCCCTCCCGTCGGCCGGACCGATCGTGGTCGGCGTCGACGGATCCGCCGGGTCCAAGGCGGCCACCGTCTGGAGCGCGCAGGCGGCCGAGCGACACGACGCGCCTCTCGTTCTCCTGCACGCACTGGCGATCCCCGACTTCTACGCGGGCCCGACCGTGCCACCGACCGAGGAACTCCTGCACAAGGTACGCGTCCGCGGCGAATCCATCGCACGGGAGATGACCGAGGTGGCCGAACACGTCGCCGTGTCCGCGGTCGAAACCAGGATCTCCGACGACGCCCCCGCCCTCGCACTGCTCGACGTCTCCCGTGACGCCAGGATGATCGTTCTCGGCTCGACCGAGCACAACCGCCTCACCTCGTTGTTCGGCGGCTCGGTCACGACTTCGCTGGCGGCCCATGCGTCGTGCCCGGTCGTCTCGGTCCGCGGCCGCACCTGGGATCTGCCCGGCGCACGGAACCGGCCGGTCGTGGTCGGCGTCGACGGCGGTTCCACCAGCGACCTCGCTCTCACGGCCGCCTTCGCCGAGGCAAGCGCCCGCGACGCCGAGCTGATCGCCGTCCACGCATGGGGCCACGTCGGCGGCTCGCGGTCCTTCGGAGACTCTCTCGGCAACTACGAGTGGGAACTCGTCGCCGAGTCCGCGCGGAACAGGGTCGCCGGACAGCTCGCGCCATTCCGCGACAGCCATCCGGACGTCAAGGTCCAGCAGGTCGCCGTTCGCGACGATCCGCGCCAGGAACTGCTCCGCTGGAGCGTGAAAGCTCAGCTGATCATCGTCGGAAGCCGGGGACGGGGCGGGTTTCGCGGTCTCCTTCTCGGTTCGACCGGACAGGCCTTGCTGCACCACGCCGCCTGCCCGGTCTTGATCGCCCGCACCGCGGCGCCCGGAAAGTGA